A single Candidatus Neomarinimicrobiota bacterium DNA region contains:
- a CDS encoding 4Fe-4S dicluster domain-containing protein, protein MSIDRREFLKTLGVAGAGLTGVSALGKSKPEPDAEEFYAILHDITLCEGCQECEFACATEYGLPTPSDDDYPDSSVKRELLPERYTVINAVETSVGEVYTKQQCMHCAQPACASACLTQAMKKQESGPVTWDAGKCMGCRYCMISCPFDIPKFEYDSNNPKIGKCQMCFDKLKEGEAPACVEACPAEALIFGKRSDLLRIAHKRILDNPGTYTDHVYGEFEAGGTSWLNLSPVPFKELGFNTNVETKPYPELTKGFLYSVPSVFILWPALLMGLREATRTDSEEGADHE, encoded by the coding sequence ATGTCAATCGATCGCAGAGAATTTCTTAAAACCCTGGGGGTTGCTGGTGCTGGTCTTACCGGCGTCTCAGCCCTGGGGAAATCCAAACCTGAACCTGATGCTGAAGAGTTCTATGCCATCCTGCACGACATCACGCTCTGTGAGGGCTGTCAGGAATGTGAGTTTGCCTGTGCTACAGAGTATGGTTTGCCAACACCCAGTGATGATGACTATCCAGATAGCTCTGTTAAACGTGAACTATTACCTGAGAGATACACCGTCATTAATGCAGTTGAAACATCAGTTGGTGAGGTTTATACCAAACAACAGTGCATGCATTGCGCTCAACCGGCTTGTGCATCCGCCTGTTTAACCCAAGCCATGAAAAAGCAGGAATCCGGTCCAGTTACCTGGGACGCAGGGAAATGTATGGGCTGCCGTTATTGCATGATCTCATGTCCTTTCGATATCCCAAAATTTGAATACGACAGCAACAATCCGAAGATCGGGAAATGCCAGATGTGTTTTGACAAGCTTAAAGAAGGTGAAGCACCTGCCTGTGTTGAAGCTTGTCCAGCGGAAGCCCTCATTTTTGGAAAGCGAAGTGATCTGTTAAGAATAGCTCATAAACGTATCTTGGATAACCCCGGCACCTACACTGACCATGTCTATGGTGAATTTGAGGCGGGGGGAACATCCTGGCTAAACCTCTCACCTGTTCCCTTTAAAGAATTGGGCTTTAATACGAATGTTGAGACCAAGCCCTATCCTGAACTAACCAAAGGGTTTCTATACAGTGTACCCTCTGTTTTCATCCTATGGCCAGCTTTGCTTATGGGTTTAAGAGAAGCCACCAGGACCGATAGTGAGGAAGGGGCAGACCATGAGTGA